In the genome of Pseudothermotoga sp., one region contains:
- a CDS encoding branched-chain amino acid ABC transporter permease encodes MLQNVVNALVLGSSYLMIAVGLTLIYGILKILHIAHAGVYAFGALFTVYLYELGLSMVFAISFSLIASSLLGAFIYRGFYKHVLERGRIVPLVMSVGLFAAMEDLYRLLWGPYKRPFDVHLILPDLITPNLYLGSKGILMLICTAIVIFLLYLLMIKTKLGKSLRACANDLNLAGAFGIDTDRTITYGFLIGSALAALGGILVGLYDNTVYPTMGSVPSYKAFVVVVLGGFGSIRGAVMASYILALVETLIVYKFGFLLPRDAIAFLAMIALLMFKPEGLFGKVQR; translated from the coding sequence TTGCTACAAAACGTTGTGAACGCTTTGGTACTCGGTAGTAGCTATCTGATGATCGCAGTGGGTTTGACGTTGATATATGGGATATTGAAAATACTCCACATAGCACACGCCGGTGTATACGCCTTCGGCGCTTTGTTTACGGTTTATCTCTATGAGTTGGGTCTTTCGATGGTTTTCGCAATCTCTTTCTCGCTCATTGCTTCTTCACTCTTGGGTGCCTTCATCTACAGAGGTTTTTACAAGCATGTCCTTGAGAGAGGACGCATCGTTCCACTAGTTATGAGTGTTGGACTGTTCGCGGCTATGGAGGATCTATACAGGCTCTTGTGGGGACCGTACAAACGACCTTTCGATGTGCATTTGATCTTGCCCGATCTGATCACACCGAATCTTTATCTCGGTTCGAAAGGAATTTTGATGCTCATTTGTACAGCCATCGTGATCTTTCTTTTGTATTTGTTGATGATAAAAACGAAACTTGGAAAATCTTTGAGGGCTTGTGCCAACGATTTGAATCTGGCCGGCGCCTTTGGAATCGATACCGATAGAACCATCACGTATGGCTTTTTGATAGGTTCCGCTCTGGCAGCGCTCGGTGGCATTCTGGTAGGATTGTACGATAACACGGTGTATCCAACCATGGGAAGTGTCCCCTCATACAAAGCTTTCGTTGTGGTTGTTCTGGGCGGCTTTGGAAGTATCAGAGGAGCGGTGATGGCCAGTTATATATTGGCTTTGGTCGAAACGCTGATAGTTTATAAATTTGGGTTTCTATTACCAAGGGATGCGATTGCTTTTCTAGCCATGATAGCGCTGTTGATGTTCAAACCTGAAGGTTTGTTTGGGAAGGTGCAAAGATGA
- a CDS encoding ABC transporter ATP-binding protein, translating into MRRLLEVENLCVRYGKITAVKDVSFSLNEGELLAIVGANGAGKTSVLNAIMGLVSVHSGKVIFNGVDITNLKPWERSRMGISIVPEGARPFADMTVMENLQIGAMMLDKSEARRKIEWVFELFPRLAERKKQLAKTLSGGEKQMLAIGRALVGRVKLLIMDEVSLGLMPLLVTEMFNVIKKLKEERLTILLAEQNTRKALQVADEVCVMQNGSIVLKGKTQELIDSEQIRKAYLGI; encoded by the coding sequence GTGAGGAGGTTGCTTGAAGTTGAGAACCTCTGTGTTCGGTACGGTAAGATCACGGCGGTCAAGGATGTGAGTTTCTCGCTGAACGAGGGAGAATTACTCGCGATCGTTGGAGCCAACGGTGCGGGTAAAACGTCCGTTTTGAATGCGATCATGGGGCTTGTGAGTGTCCATTCAGGTAAAGTGATATTCAACGGAGTTGACATAACGAATCTGAAACCTTGGGAACGATCCAGAATGGGTATTTCGATAGTACCTGAAGGTGCGAGACCTTTTGCCGATATGACTGTGATGGAGAACCTGCAGATAGGTGCGATGATGCTCGATAAAAGCGAGGCGAGACGTAAGATAGAATGGGTGTTTGAGCTCTTTCCCAGATTGGCAGAGAGGAAGAAACAACTTGCAAAAACTCTGAGTGGAGGAGAAAAGCAGATGTTAGCCATCGGGAGGGCTCTGGTAGGACGTGTGAAACTTCTCATCATGGATGAAGTTTCCCTTGGTCTGATGCCACTTCTTGTCACGGAGATGTTCAACGTGATCAAGAAGTTGAAGGAGGAGAGATTGACTATACTCTTAGCGGAACAGAATACTCGAAAAGCATTGCAAGTTGCGGATGAGGTCTGTGTGATGCAGAACGGTTCCATCGTTCTAAAGGGTAAAACGCAGGAGCTCATAGACAGCGAACAGATAAGGAAGGCCTATCTAGGCATTTGA
- a CDS encoding GGDEF domain-containing protein, giving the protein MDVVRVKSQIEVEKISKQKRRGFLRTMSFLFAIFLLSLLLFESRMDKNRILLVLRSADLLVRVVLCYFLYGYRQSFIKLGATLLVFSRSLSIAHQLVELPLVDWSFELIDFAGMTFITVSLLWQLRDFITEEFYKLIYLDSLTNALNRHAFFKIARKILKSKRSASIVYIDLNKFKEVNDRFGHMVGDRVLEIVYKRLKSVIKEHDLLARIGGDEFVALLPGANRSQAVQVVQRMSERFCNPISIMNTTIQIGMSAGIAVFPEDGETLEELLKKADENMYKAKKVPNREGEGCSTR; this is encoded by the coding sequence ATGGATGTTGTTCGTGTAAAATCTCAAATCGAGGTGGAGAAGATCTCGAAGCAAAAGCGAAGAGGATTTTTAAGAACGATGAGTTTTTTGTTCGCCATTTTCTTGCTCTCCCTGCTACTTTTTGAAAGCAGAATGGATAAGAATCGAATCCTTTTAGTGTTGAGATCTGCAGATTTACTGGTTCGCGTCGTTCTGTGCTACTTTTTGTACGGCTATAGACAATCTTTCATCAAATTGGGTGCCACGTTGTTAGTTTTTTCCCGTTCACTTTCCATCGCACACCAGTTGGTTGAATTACCCCTTGTAGATTGGTCCTTCGAGTTGATAGATTTCGCTGGAATGACGTTCATCACGGTGAGTTTGCTTTGGCAACTGAGAGACTTCATCACCGAAGAATTTTACAAGTTGATCTATCTAGATTCGCTGACCAATGCTTTGAACAGACATGCCTTCTTCAAAATCGCAAGAAAAATTCTCAAATCTAAACGCTCTGCCAGCATCGTTTACATAGATCTCAACAAATTCAAAGAGGTGAACGACAGATTCGGACACATGGTTGGCGATAGAGTTTTAGAGATAGTTTACAAAAGACTGAAATCAGTCATCAAAGAACACGACCTGTTGGCGAGAATAGGTGGTGATGAGTTCGTAGCCCTTCTACCAGGTGCAAACAGATCGCAAGCTGTGCAGGTGGTGCAACGGATGAGCGAAAGATTCTGTAATCCGATTTCGATCATGAACACTACAATACAGATTGGCATGAGCGCCGGAATAGCCGTTTTCCCTGAAGATGGAGAAACATTAGAAGAGTTGCTAAAAAAGGCGGATGAAAACATGTACAAGGCGAAAAAGGTTCCAAACAGGGAGGGTGAAGGATGTTCGACGAGATGA
- a CDS encoding branched-chain amino acid ABC transporter permease: MSLDYFLTVSVFTMINTILALSLNILIGYAGQVSLGHAAFFGIGAYASAVLTVKFGLDYWLALLFSILVSGLIGLLLGLPALRVKEDFLVLATIGINFVVVSVFNYVKFFGGPYGILGLPRPKLFGIVFNTKIYALYVLIWTTVVFFLVRYISNTYLKLGFDTLRENEDAAESVGVSSARYKMYAFAMAGLMAGLAGNLWAHYMTVVFPDNFSFPVSIGILTMVVVGGVGTLFGPVVGAVLITFLPELLRFARDYRMLIYGFIIVFTMFFMPKGIVGSMKERIFGETPLGRKYIEKVRRVTGS, translated from the coding sequence ATGAGTTTGGACTACTTCTTGACGGTTTCCGTTTTTACGATGATAAACACCATACTCGCGCTCAGCTTGAACATTTTGATCGGATACGCTGGCCAGGTTTCCTTGGGTCATGCAGCTTTCTTCGGAATCGGTGCCTATGCATCCGCAGTGCTAACAGTCAAATTCGGTTTAGATTACTGGTTGGCCCTGTTGTTTTCAATTCTAGTGAGTGGTCTAATAGGATTGTTGCTTGGTTTACCTGCTCTCAGAGTGAAGGAAGATTTCTTGGTTCTTGCAACCATCGGTATCAACTTTGTCGTTGTCTCGGTTTTCAATTATGTCAAGTTCTTCGGTGGACCGTATGGTATCTTGGGCTTGCCAAGGCCGAAGTTGTTTGGGATCGTTTTCAACACAAAAATTTATGCACTCTACGTGCTTATCTGGACTACAGTTGTGTTTTTCTTGGTCAGATATATTTCCAACACCTATTTGAAACTCGGTTTTGACACACTGAGGGAAAATGAAGATGCCGCAGAGTCGGTGGGCGTGAGCTCGGCGAGGTACAAGATGTACGCTTTCGCGATGGCTGGTCTGATGGCTGGACTCGCTGGAAATCTTTGGGCTCACTACATGACGGTCGTATTCCCCGACAATTTTTCTTTTCCAGTGTCTATAGGTATTCTGACGATGGTCGTCGTTGGAGGAGTGGGAACGCTCTTTGGCCCTGTGGTCGGAGCAGTGTTGATAACCTTCTTACCAGAACTGTTGAGGTTTGCTAGAGATTACAGGATGTTGATCTATGGATTCATCATAGTTTTCACGATGTTCTTCATGCCTAAAGGTATCGTTGGAAGCATGAAGGAGCGGATCTTCGGTGAAACTCCTCTCGGTAGAAAATATATCGAAAAGGTTCGGAGGGTTACAGGCTCTTAA
- a CDS encoding class II aldolase/adducin family protein, producing the protein MFDEMKKQLIEYGIKLLRSNQVSGTAGNLSIKLSPNLFAITPSGMPYESLEPSDIPVLDLDGNTVDGNRKPSIEFRLHLEIYRNFPDVNAIVHAHPIYCGVLSILRLPLPAVNETMLMYTNFVPVSDYANCGTEELAKNVVSAMKESKAVIMANHGLVCAGSSLKQAFDMCETIERCAMMYVLALSTGRTAYTIDEQCAREAMEFLKKHYGQRS; encoded by the coding sequence ATGTTCGACGAGATGAAAAAACAACTGATCGAATATGGTATCAAACTCTTAAGATCGAATCAAGTGAGCGGTACTGCGGGTAATTTGAGTATCAAACTCAGTCCAAATTTGTTCGCCATCACACCTAGCGGTATGCCGTACGAATCGCTAGAACCTTCAGACATACCCGTGCTCGATCTGGATGGAAACACCGTGGATGGAAACAGAAAACCTTCTATAGAGTTCAGACTCCATCTTGAGATCTATAGGAACTTTCCTGATGTCAACGCGATAGTACACGCACATCCAATCTATTGTGGGGTTCTGTCCATTTTGAGATTGCCTCTTCCTGCGGTGAACGAAACTATGCTGATGTACACCAATTTTGTTCCTGTCAGCGATTATGCCAATTGCGGTACGGAAGAGCTCGCCAAAAACGTTGTTTCTGCTATGAAGGAAAGTAAAGCTGTCATCATGGCCAACCATGGTCTTGTTTGCGCTGGAAGTAGCTTGAAACAAGCTTTCGATATGTGCGAGACCATAGAGAGGTGTGCCATGATGTACGTTCTTGCCCTCTCAACGGGCAGAACAGCTTACACGATAGACGAGCAGTGCGCCCGAGAGGCGATGGAATTTCTCAAAAAACATTACGGACAGAGATCGTAA
- a CDS encoding ABC transporter substrate-binding protein: MAKKVFVAFWILLSLLGLGTIKIGFFAPITGPAAADGASALHGAELAVEYINARGGVLGQKVELVWYDDNFKADQAVNIAYKLVQQDRVAVVVSGSYSGMTRAAAGIYQQLKVPMISAYAVHPEIVATGDYIFRVGTLATVQGRAGAHLAVRKLGAKRIAILTIDNDFGVSLTAGFKEEAIKLGAEIVFEQRYPLGETDFRPILTRIRALKPDAIYATAYFSEAARLVSQARQLGIFVPIIGQEGYDSPQFAKLAEAGAANGVVITTDLDRDSEKPIVRWFIEEYAKKYGLDADMVAASAFDAVIAAIKAIALAGSYDPAKIRDALASIKAGDKELEDFVTGFRGFTEKRESLRTITCQIYLGNRFHWFWEVTDPKIVTP, translated from the coding sequence GTGGCAAAGAAAGTTTTCGTAGCATTCTGGATTTTGCTATCTTTGCTCGGTTTGGGTACTATCAAGATAGGATTCTTCGCACCGATCACTGGACCGGCCGCGGCGGACGGGGCGAGTGCCCTGCATGGAGCGGAGTTAGCTGTGGAATACATCAATGCTCGTGGAGGGGTTCTAGGCCAAAAGGTTGAACTAGTTTGGTATGATGATAACTTCAAAGCCGATCAAGCTGTGAACATAGCGTACAAATTGGTTCAGCAAGATAGAGTAGCGGTTGTGGTGAGCGGTTCTTACAGTGGAATGACGAGAGCGGCCGCCGGGATATACCAACAGCTGAAGGTACCCATGATATCAGCTTATGCAGTCCATCCTGAGATAGTTGCAACTGGAGATTACATATTCAGAGTGGGGACACTCGCGACAGTTCAGGGAAGGGCTGGGGCACATTTGGCGGTGCGAAAGCTTGGAGCAAAGAGGATCGCTATACTGACCATCGACAACGATTTCGGCGTTTCCCTCACCGCTGGCTTCAAGGAAGAAGCGATCAAACTCGGTGCTGAGATAGTGTTTGAGCAGAGATATCCCCTCGGGGAAACAGATTTCAGACCGATCTTGACTCGAATCAGAGCCTTGAAACCTGATGCTATATACGCAACGGCTTACTTCTCGGAAGCTGCCAGATTGGTTTCACAAGCTAGGCAACTGGGTATCTTTGTACCAATCATAGGTCAAGAAGGTTATGATTCGCCTCAGTTTGCCAAGTTGGCTGAAGCGGGAGCTGCGAACGGTGTGGTGATCACCACAGATTTGGATAGGGACAGTGAAAAACCGATCGTGCGTTGGTTCATCGAGGAATACGCTAAAAAATACGGCTTGGACGCAGATATGGTTGCTGCATCGGCCTTCGATGCGGTGATCGCGGCGATCAAGGCCATAGCGCTCGCTGGTAGCTACGATCCTGCCAAAATCAGAGATGCGTTGGCGAGTATAAAAGCTGGCGATAAAGAGCTAGAAGATTTTGTCACAGGATTCAGAGGTTTCACTGAAAAGAGAGAATCGCTCAGAACTATCACCTGTCAAATTTATCTTGGAAACAGGTTCCATTGGTTCTGGGAAGTCACGGATCCCAAGATCGTCACACCGTAA
- a CDS encoding glycoside-pentoside-hexuronide (GPH):cation symporter, whose product MSEKLSLKTKIAYGLGDLYGGGAFIIIGTYYLYFLTDILRINPALAGTVIMVSKIWDAVTDPIMGVISDRTRTRFGRRRVYFLAGIPFIFLSFFLMWYPVSFASEIQRFIYAILTYMFFTTVATMVMVPYNALAPELTIDYNERISLTSFRMLFSMVSSIFCAILPLEIVKRFDSPLKGYTAMASFFGVFFAVPFIFTFALTFERPDFWKKQSKFSFKETFIEPFKNRSFVYVLLMYLFSFLTMDVIMSILIYFMTYYLNKGHITNLALGTLLIAEVLVIPFWSAVGRRLGKKTAFIFGLLIWIIVMLFSFAITPDSPTFVAFLFAAAVGIGTSAVIIMIYSIFADVPDIDELESGQRREGIFSGLFTFMRKMSSAVGIFLISNIVAAAGYVPPREEIIDGVKRIIQQPQSQTFIMILRFVFALLPIGLLLLSLFFTLKYPLTKSIHDRLKQILELKRKNEKLSQELRAEELYLKRILLGKG is encoded by the coding sequence ATGAGTGAGAAGCTTTCTTTGAAAACTAAGATAGCTTACGGTCTGGGGGATCTCTACGGTGGAGGAGCGTTCATAATCATCGGTACGTATTATTTGTACTTTCTGACGGACATTTTGAGGATCAATCCCGCCCTCGCTGGTACTGTGATCATGGTGAGCAAAATTTGGGACGCGGTGACCGATCCGATCATGGGTGTGATATCCGATAGAACGAGAACGAGGTTCGGCAGAAGAAGAGTATACTTTTTAGCAGGTATTCCATTCATATTTCTCTCCTTCTTCTTGATGTGGTATCCGGTGAGTTTCGCCAGTGAAATACAGCGGTTCATTTATGCCATTTTAACGTACATGTTCTTCACAACGGTGGCAACCATGGTCATGGTCCCATACAACGCCTTAGCACCAGAGCTGACGATCGATTATAACGAAAGAATTTCACTCACATCCTTCAGAATGCTTTTTTCAATGGTTTCATCGATATTCTGTGCGATCCTACCCCTTGAGATCGTAAAGAGATTCGACTCTCCGCTCAAGGGATATACAGCTATGGCTAGTTTCTTTGGGGTTTTCTTTGCCGTACCCTTCATATTCACTTTTGCTCTCACGTTTGAAAGGCCTGACTTTTGGAAGAAACAATCCAAATTCAGTTTCAAAGAAACTTTCATCGAACCTTTCAAGAACCGTTCTTTCGTTTATGTTCTGCTGATGTATTTGTTCTCCTTCTTGACGATGGATGTGATCATGAGTATTCTCATCTACTTCATGACTTATTATCTGAATAAAGGACACATCACAAACCTCGCATTGGGAACACTTCTGATCGCCGAAGTCCTCGTTATACCTTTCTGGTCTGCAGTTGGAAGGCGTTTGGGTAAAAAGACAGCCTTTATTTTTGGGCTTCTCATTTGGATCATTGTTATGCTGTTCAGCTTTGCGATCACCCCAGACAGTCCAACTTTCGTTGCGTTCTTGTTCGCAGCTGCTGTGGGAATCGGAACGAGTGCCGTCATAATCATGATCTATTCGATTTTTGCAGATGTTCCTGATATCGACGAACTGGAAAGCGGACAAAGAAGAGAGGGTATCTTCTCAGGACTGTTCACATTCATGAGGAAGATGAGTTCGGCTGTGGGGATCTTTCTGATATCGAACATAGTGGCTGCAGCAGGTTATGTGCCACCGAGAGAAGAGATCATAGATGGTGTGAAGAGAATCATTCAACAACCTCAGAGTCAGACCTTCATAATGATTCTACGTTTCGTCTTTGCGTTGCTCCCCATAGGTTTGCTTCTATTGAGTCTGTTCTTCACGTTGAAATATCCTCTGACTAAGTCTATTCACGATAGACTCAAACAGATTCTTGAATTAAAGAGGAAAAACGAAAAATTATCACAAGAACTAAGAGCAGAAGAGCTTTATTTGAAGAGAATCCTTTTGGGAAAAGGCTGA
- a CDS encoding ABC transporter ATP-binding protein, with protein MKLLSVENISKRFGGLQALKNVSLDVEHGEIRAIIGPNGAGKTTLFNIINGFLQPDSGTIIFNGKRIVGLKPSEIARLGIARTFQIVKPFLSLSVLENVMAGLGVRMYSELEAFYKSPFEKEYIEKSWQILQNVGIERYAYVAVGTLPLGLQRKVEIARALATEPSLILLDEPVSGLNDLETQEMVELVRKINSSGVTILFIEHDMRFTVQVAQRITVLDYGVKIAEGSPQEVMRDPKVIEAYLGSEEVA; from the coding sequence GTGAAACTCCTCTCGGTAGAAAATATATCGAAAAGGTTCGGAGGGTTACAGGCTCTTAAGAACGTTTCTCTCGATGTCGAGCATGGTGAAATCAGGGCGATAATAGGTCCAAACGGTGCCGGGAAAACGACGCTGTTCAACATAATAAACGGTTTTCTCCAACCAGATTCAGGAACAATAATCTTCAATGGCAAGAGAATAGTGGGTTTGAAGCCCAGTGAAATAGCTAGACTGGGGATTGCGAGGACCTTCCAAATTGTCAAACCGTTCCTCTCTTTGAGCGTGCTGGAGAATGTAATGGCAGGGCTTGGAGTGAGAATGTATTCAGAGCTTGAGGCTTTTTACAAATCACCGTTCGAGAAAGAATATATCGAAAAGTCTTGGCAGATACTCCAAAACGTTGGTATAGAAAGGTATGCTTACGTGGCGGTTGGAACTCTCCCGCTAGGTTTACAGAGAAAGGTAGAGATCGCACGCGCTTTAGCGACGGAACCTTCATTGATCCTCTTGGATGAACCGGTGTCTGGTTTGAACGATCTCGAAACGCAGGAAATGGTTGAGTTGGTGAGAAAAATAAACAGTTCAGGCGTGACGATACTTTTCATTGAACACGATATGCGTTTCACAGTACAGGTTGCTCAGAGAATAACCGTTCTGGATTACGGTGTGAAGATCGCAGAGGGTAGCCCGCAAGAAGTCATGAGAGATCCAAAGGTGATAGAGGCTTATTTGGGGAGTGAGGAGGTTGCTTGA
- the aglA gene encoding alpha-glucosidase AglA, translated as MAPVKISIIGAGSAVFSMRLVNDLCKTKGLSGSLVSLMDIDEQRLNGVYELAVRYVKELGADLRFEKTTSLETSLHEADFVINTALVGGHAYLDKVREIGERYGYYRGIDAQELNMVTDYCTITNFNQLKFFVDLARMMERICPNAWLLQTANPVFEGTNLISRCSKIKVVGFCHGHHGVIEMAEALNLDEKKLDWQVAGFNHAIWLNRFFYDGEDGYELLDRWIEGGNLEGWKPRNPFDVQMSPAAIDMYRFYGMMPIGDTVRNGTWYYNKDFETKKRWYGEPWGGPDSDIGRRWLYDQLALGVELIKKFAQDESFSFKRFVNYFGPLLVTLPEDIRQTVEMLLDANRLSNEPVVQFIDSLVNGNVRRFVINVPNEGYIEGIPDGVFVEVPAVVDKDGWHVERIEPKLSEKVLKFYLWPRMLRMEWALYAIMNGDKSALIEFLMRDPRTNSLEQAKNVIEEILNLSENLSMRKHYEKNLKFC; from the coding sequence ATGGCACCTGTGAAGATCAGTATCATAGGAGCTGGTAGTGCGGTTTTTTCGATGCGTCTGGTTAACGATCTTTGCAAAACGAAGGGTTTATCAGGAAGCCTTGTTTCCCTGATGGACATCGACGAACAAAGGCTGAATGGAGTTTATGAACTTGCCGTGAGATATGTGAAAGAACTCGGAGCCGACCTCAGGTTCGAAAAGACCACATCTTTAGAAACGTCTCTGCACGAGGCTGATTTTGTCATCAACACGGCCCTCGTTGGTGGTCATGCTTATCTAGACAAGGTGAGAGAGATAGGTGAGAGATACGGTTACTACAGAGGTATCGATGCACAAGAACTCAACATGGTTACAGATTACTGCACGATAACGAATTTCAACCAACTGAAGTTTTTCGTGGATCTTGCCAGAATGATGGAGAGAATTTGTCCCAACGCGTGGCTCTTGCAAACGGCCAACCCAGTTTTTGAGGGCACGAATCTCATAAGTCGCTGTTCAAAAATAAAGGTGGTCGGTTTCTGTCACGGCCATCACGGTGTGATCGAAATGGCTGAAGCGCTGAATTTGGATGAAAAGAAGCTAGATTGGCAGGTAGCTGGTTTCAACCATGCGATATGGTTGAACAGGTTTTTCTACGATGGGGAAGATGGGTACGAGTTGTTGGACAGGTGGATAGAGGGGGGCAACCTTGAGGGGTGGAAGCCTAGAAATCCTTTTGATGTGCAGATGAGTCCTGCAGCGATAGACATGTACAGGTTTTACGGTATGATGCCGATAGGGGACACTGTGAGGAACGGGACATGGTATTACAACAAAGACTTCGAGACGAAGAAGAGATGGTACGGTGAACCTTGGGGTGGACCAGATTCTGATATAGGTAGGCGATGGTTGTACGATCAACTCGCGTTGGGTGTTGAGCTCATCAAAAAATTTGCTCAAGATGAATCGTTCAGTTTCAAAAGATTTGTAAATTATTTTGGGCCGTTACTGGTAACGTTACCAGAAGATATCAGACAAACCGTTGAAATGTTGCTCGATGCAAATAGACTCTCCAACGAGCCAGTGGTCCAGTTCATAGATTCACTTGTCAATGGTAACGTTCGGAGGTTTGTGATAAACGTTCCGAACGAAGGTTACATAGAGGGCATACCGGATGGGGTGTTTGTGGAGGTACCAGCCGTTGTGGACAAAGATGGTTGGCATGTGGAGAGGATAGAACCGAAGTTGAGCGAGAAGGTGTTGAAGTTTTACCTGTGGCCGAGGATGTTGAGGATGGAGTGGGCGTTGTATGCGATCATGAACGGTGACAAATCCGCGTTGATAGAGTTCTTGATGAGAGATCCCAGAACAAATTCTCTCGAGCAGGCGAAGAATGTCATAGAAGAGATACTCAATTTATCCGAGAACCTATCGATGAGGAAACATTACGAAAAGAATTTGAAATTCTGTTGA
- a CDS encoding ABC transporter substrate-binding protein: MKKLLVVIVLLVSFLVLAQEVVKIGAIFPLTGAAAATGVKIKYAIEVAQEIINGVYPEIALSLAKSAGLPNLRGAKVQIIFADHQGNPELAMAEAERLIRNEKVVALIGCYQSSCTKPASQVAEKYGIPFVAGSSSSAALTERGLKWFFRIAPHDGMETVFFFEYLRYLNEKFNANIKKVAVVYIDNEYGVHAAQMVKEKIKDFPEFSLVADVKYPVNATNVDIEVQRVKSARPDAIFHASYIGDMTMFVKKYKEFNVVPKVVLSYCGGYQDPQFVVNLGKDADYFAGTNATTSALFSKMPILSKINEMYKVKSNVDIDGPTLEDFASALVIAEAINLAGTTEPAKVLEVLKNHTFEAPYFVSGKIKFGPDGQNVYSASVMTQILNGIYEAVWPETYQTKPPVPQFPDWTKR; this comes from the coding sequence ATGAAGAAGTTGCTGGTGGTTATTGTGTTACTCGTGAGCTTTTTAGTGCTAGCACAGGAAGTCGTCAAGATCGGAGCTATCTTCCCGCTCACCGGTGCGGCGGCAGCAACAGGCGTCAAAATCAAATACGCGATCGAGGTTGCACAAGAGATCATCAATGGGGTATATCCAGAAATCGCTTTGTCATTAGCCAAATCCGCAGGTTTACCTAACCTGCGCGGAGCGAAGGTTCAAATCATCTTTGCGGATCATCAAGGGAACCCAGAACTCGCGATGGCTGAGGCAGAGAGATTGATTAGGAATGAAAAAGTTGTAGCACTCATTGGATGTTACCAATCTTCCTGTACGAAACCTGCGAGCCAGGTGGCTGAGAAGTACGGAATACCTTTCGTTGCAGGATCCTCCAGTTCTGCAGCTCTCACTGAGAGAGGTTTGAAGTGGTTCTTCAGGATTGCTCCACACGATGGTATGGAAACAGTCTTCTTCTTCGAGTACCTGAGATACCTCAACGAAAAATTCAATGCGAACATAAAGAAAGTTGCTGTGGTGTATATCGACAACGAATATGGCGTGCACGCGGCACAAATGGTGAAGGAAAAAATCAAGGACTTTCCAGAATTCAGTCTCGTTGCTGATGTGAAATATCCTGTGAACGCTACAAACGTGGATATCGAAGTTCAAAGGGTCAAATCTGCAAGACCAGACGCGATTTTCCATGCATCTTACATAGGTGACATGACGATGTTTGTCAAGAAGTACAAAGAATTCAACGTTGTTCCTAAGGTAGTGCTCTCCTACTGTGGAGGGTATCAAGATCCACAGTTCGTCGTTAACCTCGGTAAGGATGCTGATTACTTTGCTGGAACTAACGCAACGACTTCTGCTCTGTTCTCGAAGATGCCAATCCTTTCAAAGATCAACGAGATGTACAAGGTCAAATCAAACGTCGATATCGATGGACCGACTCTAGAAGACTTCGCTTCCGCACTCGTCATAGCTGAGGCGATAAACCTTGCTGGTACAACCGAACCGGCCAAAGTGTTGGAGGTTCTCAAGAACCACACCTTTGAGGCACCGTATTTTGTCTCTGGGAAGATCAAATTTGGCCCCGATGGGCAGAATGTTTACTCGGCTTCCGTCATGACACAGATCCTCAACGGGATTTATGAGGCAGTCTGGCCGGAAACTTATCAGACAAAACCACCTGTACCGCAGTTCCCAGATTGGACGAAGAGGTGA